A genomic segment from Acidobacteriota bacterium encodes:
- the thiI gene encoding tRNA 4-thiouridine(8) synthase ThiI, giving the protein MSAVVVHYAELALKGRNRPWFVHALVRAIRGALRGLDVRTVHTLLGRIIVELGAAASWEEVRDRLATVPGIGNFAHADQVPLDVESITEAVRAGIRGRTVPSFRVTVRRADKRFPMSSPELERLLGRRVQEWTSWPVDLSHPALVIRVETLAETALVSFEKLKGVGGLPVGTGGRVMALLSGGIDSPVAAWRLIRRGCRADFVHFHSYPILSRTSQEKARALVERLTRYQLRSRLHLVPFGALQQQVVLAVPPPVRTVVYRRLMLRIAERLALQAGAQALVTGDAVGQVASQTLENLAAVGSVVSMPVLRPLVGMDKEEITADAQRIGTYEISIVEDEDCCTLFTPRFPATRASAERVDVAERTLDVADLVERALAGVVLEKFSFPMLQSGSFVRKEGQE; this is encoded by the coding sequence ATGTCCGCCGTCGTCGTTCACTATGCGGAGCTCGCGCTCAAGGGGCGCAACCGCCCGTGGTTCGTTCATGCGCTCGTGCGAGCGATCCGAGGTGCGTTGCGCGGGCTCGACGTGCGGACCGTGCACACGCTGCTCGGCCGAATCATCGTCGAGTTGGGGGCGGCCGCGTCGTGGGAAGAGGTACGTGACCGGCTGGCGACGGTGCCCGGGATCGGCAACTTCGCGCACGCCGACCAGGTGCCGCTCGACGTCGAGTCGATAACGGAGGCGGTACGTGCCGGGATTCGTGGCCGGACCGTGCCGAGTTTCCGCGTCACCGTGCGCCGAGCCGACAAGCGGTTCCCGATGTCCTCTCCTGAGCTCGAGCGCCTGCTCGGGCGCCGCGTGCAGGAGTGGACGAGCTGGCCCGTGGATCTGTCGCATCCGGCGCTGGTCATCAGGGTCGAGACGCTGGCCGAGACGGCGCTGGTGTCGTTCGAGAAGCTGAAAGGCGTTGGCGGGCTGCCGGTGGGCACCGGCGGCAGAGTGATGGCGCTTCTGTCCGGAGGCATCGATTCGCCAGTCGCCGCATGGCGTCTCATACGGCGAGGGTGCCGCGCAGACTTCGTGCACTTCCACAGCTATCCGATCCTCTCGCGCACGTCTCAGGAGAAAGCCAGGGCGCTCGTCGAGCGGCTCACGCGGTATCAGCTCAGATCGCGGCTCCACCTCGTGCCGTTTGGCGCACTGCAACAGCAGGTCGTGCTCGCGGTGCCGCCGCCGGTTCGCACGGTGGTCTATCGCCGCCTGATGCTTCGCATCGCTGAACGGCTCGCGTTGCAGGCCGGGGCGCAGGCGCTCGTCACGGGCGATGCCGTCGGCCAGGTCGCATCGCAGACGCTCGAGAACCTCGCTGCGGTCGGTTCGGTCGTCTCGATGCCGGTGTTGCGGCCGCTCGTCGGCATGGACAAGGAGGAGATCACGGCAGACGCGCAACGCATCGGCACTTACGAGATCTCGATCGTGGAGGACGAGGACTGTTGCACGCTGTTCACTCCGCGGTTCCCCGCGACGCGCGCGTCCGCCGAGCGCGTGGACGTGGCCGAGCGGACGCTGGATGTCGCCGACCTCGTGGAGCGCGCGCTCGCCGGCGTCGTGCTGGAGAAATTCAGTTTTCCGATGCTACAATCCGGATCTTTTGTGAGGAAAGAGGGACAAGAGTGA
- a CDS encoding squalene/phytoene synthase family protein yields the protein MARKSSFYYAFLVLPAARRRAILAVFDFCRAVDDSVDFATDSATAAAAVAQWRREVALVFQRGQPETAEGRGLQACVVQFGLEREHFDALVDGVEMDLAPREYRTFADLEQYCHRVASAVGLMSIPIFGCTSPAAREYARDLGVALQLTNILRDVAVDYRRGRVYLPVEDLERFGCSVEHIDREVAAPGAGVRSEPLRRVLEHQAARARIFFARAARALPRDEARGLLPAEIMRAIYWNLLERIEDAQCDVFGRVIRVPKPVQARMAISTWWALRARASRP from the coding sequence GTGGCGCGCAAGTCCAGCTTCTACTACGCGTTCCTCGTCCTGCCGGCTGCTCGGCGCCGCGCGATCCTGGCGGTCTTCGACTTCTGCCGCGCGGTTGACGACAGCGTCGACTTCGCCACCGACTCGGCGACCGCCGCGGCGGCGGTGGCGCAGTGGCGGCGTGAGGTCGCCCTCGTCTTCCAGCGGGGACAGCCCGAGACCGCCGAAGGTCGTGGGTTGCAGGCTTGCGTCGTCCAGTTCGGTCTCGAGCGCGAGCACTTCGACGCGCTCGTCGACGGCGTAGAGATGGACCTCGCGCCCCGCGAGTACCGGACGTTCGCGGACCTCGAGCAGTACTGCCATCGCGTGGCCTCGGCCGTGGGCTTGATGTCGATTCCCATCTTCGGCTGTACGAGCCCGGCCGCGCGTGAGTACGCGCGCGATCTCGGCGTCGCGCTTCAGCTCACCAACATCCTGCGGGACGTTGCCGTCGATTACCGTCGAGGGCGCGTGTACCTGCCGGTAGAGGATCTGGAGCGGTTCGGGTGCTCGGTCGAGCACATAGATCGGGAGGTCGCCGCGCCGGGCGCCGGCGTACGGAGCGAGCCGTTGCGCCGCGTCCTGGAGCACCAGGCGGCGCGCGCGCGCATCTTCTTCGCTCGCGCGGCCCGCGCCCTGCCGCGCGACGAAGCCCGCGGGTTGTTGCCGGCCGAGATCATGCGCGCGATCTACTGGAACCTGCTCGAGCGGATCGAGGACGCGCAGTGTGACGTGTTCGGCCGGGTCATCCGCGTGCCGAAGCCGGTGCAAGCCCGCATGGCGATTTCCACGTGGTGGGCTCTTCGAGCTCGCGCGTCGCGGCCGTGA
- a CDS encoding tagatose 1,6-diphosphate aldolase has translation MTLTPGKLAGIKAVSNARGVIAAAAMDQRGSLRKALAKERGAEVSDAMLEEFKVLVAAVLTQHASAILLDPEWGLPAARSRAKGAGLLLAYEKTGYDAATPGRLPDLLDDWSVRRLKEAGADCIKILLYYTPTDPESINRRKHAWVDRIGDECAANDIPFFLELIGYEEGLDEKGIEFARKKPQIVAESMREFSKSRYGVDVLKVEVPVNMKFVEGASVCKGPAAYSRDEAKKLFLQAATATNKPFIYLSAGVSNEEFTETLALAAESGVKYSGVLCGRATWKDGIPVYAKEGAAAFRRWLETTGVQNIENVNAALEAATPWYPIYGVKG, from the coding sequence GTGACGCTGACACCCGGAAAACTGGCAGGCATCAAGGCGGTATCGAACGCGCGGGGCGTGATTGCGGCTGCCGCGATGGATCAGCGCGGCTCGCTGCGCAAGGCGCTGGCGAAGGAGCGCGGCGCGGAAGTCTCCGACGCCATGCTCGAGGAGTTCAAGGTTCTGGTCGCCGCGGTGCTGACACAGCACGCGAGCGCGATCCTGCTCGACCCTGAATGGGGCCTGCCGGCTGCTCGCAGCCGCGCCAAGGGGGCGGGGCTGCTGCTCGCGTACGAGAAGACGGGCTACGACGCGGCCACGCCGGGACGTTTGCCGGATCTGCTCGACGACTGGTCCGTCCGGCGGCTGAAGGAGGCCGGCGCGGACTGCATCAAGATTCTCCTGTACTACACGCCGACGGACCCGGAATCGATCAACCGCCGGAAGCACGCCTGGGTCGATCGCATCGGCGACGAGTGCGCCGCGAACGACATCCCGTTCTTCCTGGAGCTCATCGGGTACGAGGAAGGGCTCGACGAGAAGGGCATCGAGTTCGCGCGAAAGAAGCCGCAGATCGTGGCTGAGAGCATGCGTGAGTTCTCGAAGAGCCGCTACGGCGTCGACGTGCTCAAGGTCGAGGTGCCGGTGAACATGAAGTTCGTCGAAGGGGCGAGCGTTTGCAAGGGGCCGGCGGCCTACTCGAGAGACGAAGCCAAGAAGCTCTTCCTGCAGGCGGCCACGGCGACGAACAAGCCGTTCATCTACCTCTCGGCCGGCGTGAGCAACGAGGAGTTCACCGAGACGCTGGCGCTCGCCGCGGAATCCGGCGTGAAGTACTCGGGCGTGTTGTGCGGCCGAGCGACGTGGAAAGACGGCATTCCCGTCTATGCGAAGGAGGGCGCGGCCGCGTTTCGGCGCTGGCTCGAGACGACCGGTGTGCAGAACATCGAGAACGTCAACGCCGCGCTCGAGGCGGCAACGCCCTGGTATCCGATCTACGGCGTGAAGGGCTGA
- a CDS encoding cob(I)yrinic acid a,c-diamide adenosyltransferase has protein sequence MSRIYTRTGDSGETALFDGTRVSKADPRVEACGDVDELGSWLGLVRRSIDAADLAEILDAAQRDLFALGALLADPQHRISPRIEKAAIGPDAVVRLEGWIDRLDAELPPLRRFILSGGSEVGASLHIARAVCRRAERRIVSVEPDAVRDLAVTYTNRLSDLLFTMARAANHRAGVPETEW, from the coding sequence GTGTCCCGCATCTACACGCGCACGGGCGACAGCGGCGAGACGGCACTGTTCGACGGCACTCGTGTCTCGAAGGCCGATCCCCGCGTCGAGGCGTGCGGCGACGTCGACGAGCTGGGATCATGGCTCGGCCTGGTCCGCCGCTCGATCGATGCGGCCGATCTCGCGGAGATCCTCGACGCCGCGCAACGCGATCTCTTCGCCCTGGGTGCGCTTCTCGCGGACCCTCAGCACCGCATTTCGCCGCGGATCGAGAAGGCGGCGATCGGTCCAGATGCCGTCGTGCGTCTCGAGGGCTGGATCGATCGGCTCGATGCGGAGCTGCCGCCGTTGCGCCGGTTCATCCTGTCCGGCGGATCGGAGGTCGGCGCCTCGTTGCACATTGCACGTGCCGTGTGCCGCCGGGCTGAACGGCGGATCGTGAGCGTCGAGCCTGACGCGGTCCGCGATCTGGCCGTGACGTACACCAACCGCCTGTCCGACCTGCTCTTCACGATGGCCCGTGCGGCGAATCATCGCGCGGGCGTGCCCGAAACCGAGTGGTAG
- the hpnC gene encoding squalene synthase HpnC — translation MARQHYENFPVASWLLPAASRPHIAAIYAFARTADDLADEGALAADRRLALLDSWRAQLHGAVQGRTPADPASDDGLILRALAETIRTCRLDVGLFDDLLSAFRQDVTTHRYESWDDVLDYCRRSANPIGRLVLRVAGHRETVLDAHADAICTALQLTNFWQDLARDWTMGRLYVPLSLVRCAGADESDLGRGQISAAWRRVLLDVSGRTRAFFAAGRPLARLVGGRLGWELRATWAGGVRVLDRLEAVGFDVFRARPMLGWGDVVPIGRTMLRGF, via the coding sequence CTGGCGCGACAGCACTACGAGAACTTCCCGGTGGCGTCGTGGCTGCTGCCCGCAGCCAGCCGGCCGCACATCGCGGCGATCTACGCCTTCGCTCGCACCGCGGACGATCTCGCCGACGAGGGAGCTCTGGCGGCAGACCGCCGGCTCGCGCTGCTCGATTCCTGGCGCGCGCAGCTCCACGGTGCCGTGCAGGGCCGCACTCCCGCCGACCCGGCATCGGACGACGGGTTGATCCTCCGGGCGCTGGCCGAGACGATTCGGACGTGCCGGCTGGACGTCGGGCTGTTCGATGACCTGCTCAGCGCGTTCCGGCAGGACGTGACGACCCATCGGTACGAGAGCTGGGACGACGTGCTCGACTACTGCCGTCGATCCGCGAATCCGATCGGCCGGCTGGTTCTCAGGGTCGCCGGACATCGCGAGACGGTGCTCGACGCCCACGCGGACGCCATCTGCACGGCGCTGCAGTTGACGAACTTCTGGCAGGACCTGGCCCGCGACTGGACGATGGGGCGGCTGTACGTTCCGCTCTCGCTCGTCCGATGCGCTGGCGCGGACGAGTCGGATCTTGGGCGCGGGCAGATCTCGGCGGCGTGGCGTCGCGTGCTCTTGGACGTGAGCGGCCGCACGCGAGCGTTCTTCGCGGCCGGCCGTCCGCTGGCCCGCCTGGTCGGCGGCCGCCTCGGATGGGAGCTCCGTGCGACGTGGGCCGGTGGCGTGCGTGTGCTCGATCGCCTCGAGGCGGTCGGCTTCGACGTGTTCCGGGCCCGCCCTATGCTCGGCTGGGGCGACGTCGTGCCGATTGGCCGGACGATGCTCCGCGGGTTCTGA
- a CDS encoding FAD-dependent oxidoreductase, with the protein MTADVAVIGAGFAGLSAAVRLATTGYRVLVVEEKPRLGGRATAFTDRETGERVDNGQHALFGCYRETFAFLEAIGTADLVQLQPRLSLLMASAGRAYRLACPPLPPPWHLLAGVLRWRALSGSDRWAVLRMRNVLRDARRHGAAAAAARVSPDLTVTAWLRQERQPPHLCRWLWEPLAIAALNQAPDEAAAQPFVRVLAELFGPRAADSTIGLPSVPLDELYAGPSQRRIEALGGRVVQRARARLRIGTDERLELSIDGEHQPVAAIISAVPWHDLARLWAADVPGTLHGLVERANAMVSCPIVTANLWFDAPITTSAFVGLVDGPMHWAFDKAVLYGRERPAHLAVVASGARELAALDNAEVARRAVGQLADALPNVRARRLVRSVVVREHRATFSVAPGAPRRPGTVTAVPGFFLAGDWIDTGLPGTIESAVISGHRAAAAAAAYLRERPTAPGA; encoded by the coding sequence GTGACCGCTGACGTTGCAGTCATCGGCGCCGGGTTCGCCGGGCTGAGCGCGGCCGTTCGGCTGGCCACGACCGGCTATCGCGTGCTGGTCGTCGAGGAAAAGCCCAGGCTCGGCGGACGGGCCACGGCATTCACCGATCGAGAGACGGGCGAGCGCGTCGACAACGGCCAGCACGCGCTCTTCGGCTGCTACCGCGAGACGTTCGCCTTCCTCGAGGCAATCGGCACCGCGGATCTGGTGCAATTGCAGCCGCGGCTCAGCCTGCTCATGGCGAGCGCGGGCCGCGCCTATCGGCTCGCGTGCCCGCCGCTGCCGCCGCCTTGGCATCTGCTGGCCGGCGTCCTGCGGTGGCGCGCGCTGTCGGGCTCTGACCGATGGGCCGTCCTGAGGATGCGCAACGTTCTGCGGGACGCCAGGCGACATGGCGCGGCCGCCGCGGCGGCGCGCGTCAGCCCCGATCTCACCGTCACGGCGTGGCTTCGCCAGGAGCGCCAGCCGCCGCACCTGTGCCGCTGGCTGTGGGAGCCGCTCGCGATTGCGGCGCTGAACCAGGCGCCAGACGAGGCAGCCGCCCAGCCGTTCGTCCGTGTGCTCGCGGAGCTGTTCGGCCCACGCGCGGCCGACTCCACAATCGGGTTGCCCAGCGTCCCCCTCGACGAGTTGTACGCCGGTCCATCACAGCGAAGGATCGAGGCACTTGGTGGGCGGGTGGTGCAGCGGGCGCGCGCGCGGCTGCGGATTGGCACCGACGAGCGACTCGAGCTGTCGATCGACGGCGAGCACCAACCGGTCGCGGCAATCATCAGCGCCGTGCCGTGGCACGACCTCGCCAGGCTCTGGGCTGCTGACGTGCCTGGCACCCTCCATGGGCTCGTCGAGCGCGCGAACGCGATGGTGAGCTGTCCGATCGTGACGGCCAACCTGTGGTTCGATGCGCCGATCACCACGAGCGCGTTCGTCGGGTTGGTCGACGGGCCGATGCACTGGGCATTCGACAAGGCCGTGCTGTACGGTCGCGAGCGCCCGGCACATCTGGCTGTCGTGGCGAGCGGAGCCCGCGAGCTGGCGGCGCTGGACAACGCGGAGGTCGCGCGCCGCGCCGTCGGCCAGCTCGCCGACGCTCTTCCGAACGTCCGCGCCCGCCGGCTCGTTCGATCGGTCGTGGTGCGCGAGCACCGGGCGACGTTCTCGGTCGCGCCCGGCGCTCCGCGGCGGCCCGGTACCGTGACCGCCGTGCCCGGTTTCTTCCTCGCCGGCGACTGGATCGACACCGGCCTGCCCGGCACGATCGAGAGCGCCGTGATCAGCGGGCATCGCGCGGCCGCAGCGGCCGCCGCCTATCTGCGCGAGCGCCCCACGGCGCCCGGAGCATAA